Proteins from a single region of Apium graveolens cultivar Ventura chromosome 7, ASM990537v1, whole genome shotgun sequence:
- the LOC141674597 gene encoding uncharacterized protein LOC141674597 yields MVLSLIHNNISDTIKISILFINSAAEIWKQLEKRFQLNNDSRNYKLCKDLYSLRKNGKPLVEYYTTLSALWEELEAMSDLPTITASTNDIKALMKAIQVQKNESRLFQFLNGLDETFGLQRSQLLMLPTLPSVEVAYAAIQQEETQRDALHTHGEDEIVAMFSRGVSINSDKQWG; encoded by the coding sequence ATGGTTCTTTCATTGATACATAACAATATCAGTGATACAATAAAAATATCGATATTGTTTATAAACTCTGCTGCAGAGATTTGGAAGCAGCTTGAGAAAAGATTCCAACTTAATAATGATTCAAGAAATTACAAGCTTTGCAAAGATCTGTATAGCCTCAGGAAAAATGGCAAGCCTCTAGTTGAGTACTATACTACTCTCAGCGCTTTATGGGAGGAACTGGAAGCCATGAGTGATCTTCCCACAATTACGGCATCAACAAATGATATCAAAGCCCTGATGAAAGCCATTCAGGTACAAAAAAATGAATCTCGTTTGTTCCAGTTCTTGAATGGATTGGATGAAACTTTTGGACTTCAAAGGAGTCAACTTTTGATGTTACCAACATTGCCTAGTGTTGAGGTAGCATATGCAGCCATACAACAAGAAGAAACACAAAGAGATGCTCTACACACACATGGAGAAGACGAAATCGTAGCTATGTTCAGTCGAGGAGTGAGTATAAATTCAGACAAACAGTGGGGGTGA
- the LOC141674598 gene encoding uncharacterized protein LOC141674598 — MVLISDNGPRFVGSDFGAYLKELEIKHRKAYVAHLQGNGQVEITNRTILQGLEKRLKDSKKNWPDELPKVLWSYRTTSRTGTGETPFKLAYGTEARLPVETRSPSHRLVNFDEVSNIEGFRTNLELLDEVRDRAVEKMKNYKEKTKLYFAKKAKIREYVVGDLVLRDTEASDPTNQGKLQPNWEGPYTVKEVLRPGTYKLNYLSGTEVPNTWHGTRLRKFYQ, encoded by the coding sequence ATGGTTTTAATCTCGGATAACGGGCCGCGGTTCGTGGGTTCAGATTTTGGAGCCTATCTCAAGGAGCTCGAGATAAAGCACAGGAAAGCATATGTGGcccatctgcaaggaaatggacaagTCGAGATCACAAACAGGACCATACTCCAAGGTTTGGAAAAGAGACTGAAAGATTCTAAAAAGAACTGGCCGGATGAACTCCCGAAGGTTTTATGGTCGTACCGAACCACCTCCCGGACCGGAACCGGTGAGACTCCATTTAAGCTTGCCTATGGTACCGAGGCCCGGCTACCGGTGGAAACCAGATCCCCATCTCATAGACTGGTCAACTTTGACGAGGTCTCCAACATAGAAGGCTTCAGAACCAACCTTGAACTCTTGGATGAAGTAAGAGACCGGGCTGTAGAAAAAATGAAAAACTACAAGGAAAAAACAAAGCTTTACTTTGCAAAGAAGGCCAAGATAAGAGAATATGTGGTGGGAGATCTTGTACTCCGGGACACCGAAGCTTCGGACCCAACTAACCAAGGAAAACTGCAACCGAACTGGGAAGGCCCCTACACAGTCAAGGAAGTGCTTCGTCCGGGAACTTACAAGCTGAACTACCTCAGCGGGACCGAGGTCCCCAACACCTGGCACGGAACCCGACTAAGAAAGTTCTACCAGTAA
- the LOC141674600 gene encoding uncharacterized protein LOC141674600 gives MVRSILETIPDPTILQINREENTKADELSKLVQNTSDLSSSVYFEELGAPSTDRPEVLCVSSPDNWMTPYVAYLKDGTLPEDQNKARYLKYKVARFFLEDNQLYRRTFSVPTLKCVDPDEADYCLREVHEGICGDHLVAKALAYKVIRQGYYWPALHADSVAYVKNAATAKSSAMCRSKLQASPGQFSPRSHSLPGELTSWVLSLEQREIFVMCWWRSII, from the coding sequence ATGGTAAGATCAATCCTGGAAACCATCCCGGACCCAACCATCCTGCAAATAAACAGAGAAGAAAACACAAAGGCAGATGAGCTGTCCAAGCTCGTCCAGAATACTTCGGATTTAAGCAGTTCAGTCTACTTCGAGGAGCTCGGGGCACCCAGCACCGACCGACCAGAAGTCCTATGTGTCAGCAGCCCGGACAACTGGATGACTCCTTACGTAGCTTATCTTAAGGATGGGACCCTGCCAGAAGACCAGAACAAGGCACGCTATCTCAAATATAAGGTCGCCCGCTTCTTTTTAGAAGATAATCAGCTATACAGGCGAACCTTTTCTGTCCCGACTCTAAAATGTGTTGACCCGGATGAGGCAGATTATTGTCTCCGGGAGGTACACGAGGGGATCTGCGGAGATCACTTAGTCGCTAAAGCTCTAGCCTACAAAGTTATCAGACAAGGTTACTATTGGCCCGCCCTCCACGCTGACTCCGTTGCCTATGTGAAAAATGCAGCAACTGCCAAAAGTTCAGCAATGTGCCGAAGCAAGCTTCAAGCCTCCCCGGGCCAGTTCTCTCCTCGATCCCATTCGCTGCCTGGGGAATTGACATCATGGGTCCTTTCCCTCGAGCAAAGGGAGATCTTCGTTATGTGCTGGTGGCGATCGATTATATGA
- the LOC141674601 gene encoding uncharacterized protein LOC141674601 — MANNESVKDITSKFAKLDKFEGHDFRRWQKKMHFLLTTSKVVYVLSAPMPKMIEEETVEQTRRRCKWENDDYICRGHILNGMSDSLFDIYQNVESAKELWDSLESKYMAEDASSKKFLVSNFINYKMVDTRPIMEQYNELLRILGQFVQHDMKMDESISVSSVINKLPPSWKDFKHTLKHNKEEMTLVELGSHFRIEEALRAQEIENNRKGNNQVGNSSVNMVEDGGSSKNSNKDNGKKRKFKENNNTCSNKKPKLACWKCGKSGYFKKDFRVGKGKYNAGLSGSKDPEKQQGQILVQNYNSGQNYMSLISKALYVQDDNVAWWIDSGATSHVCKDLRWFEDFQPIEDGSILKMGNVATEPIKGLRNVKLFFTSGKYVLLNNVLIPTKRNKFTPYELWYKEPQKLSFLRVWGCRAVVRLTEPKRRNLGERGLDCIFVAYAEHSIAYRLYVLEPNDYEPGSTEDVHGPSEPRRRFRARKNKSFGPDFQLYLVEGSRDEVEIKSEYQYCFIIEEDPKTFNEAMTSRDVAFWKEAIQDEMVSIMNNNTWELSDLPSGCKALGNRWIFKRKMKVDGTIDKFKARLVIQGFRQKEGIDYFDTYAPVARISTIRLLIALASIHNLVIHQMDVKTAFLNGELDEEIYIKQPEGFVMSGSEHKVCKLKKSLYGLKQAPKDWNQKFDSVVLSNGFLLNQADKCVYSKFDASGKGVIICLYVDDMLIFGTDQNQVDKTKKFLSSNFDMKDLGEAEVILGIKIKRTKNSISISQSHYIEKILKRFNFNNCSPVSTPIDPSLKLVSSK, encoded by the exons ATGGCGAACAACGAATCTGTAAAAGACATAACTAGCAAGTTTGCAAAATTAGACAAGTTTGAGGGACATGACTTTAGAAGATGGCAAAAGAAGATGCATTTCTTGTTAACCACATCAAAAGTTGTGTACGTTTTGAGTGCTCCAATGCCTAAAATGATTGAGGAGGAAACTGTAGAACAGACTAGAAGACGCTGTAAATGGGAGAATGATGACTACATCTGTCGGGGTCACATCTTGAACGGTATGTCTGATTCTCTTTTTGATATATACCAAAATGTTGAGTCTGCAAAAGAATTGTGGGATTCCCTTGAATCCAAGTACATGGCTGAAGATGCTTCTAGCAAAAAATTTCTGGTTAGTAATTTTATTAACTATAAAATGGTTGATACTAGACCGATCATGGAACAGTATAATGAACTGTTAAGGATTTTGGGACAGTTTGTTCAACACGACATGAAAATGGATGAATCCATTTCAGTTTCTAGTGTTATAAACAAACTGCCACCCTCGTGGAAAGATTTCAAACACACCCTAAAACATAATAAGGAAGAGATGACTTTGGTTGAACTTGGAAGTCACTTCAGAATTGAAGAGGCTTTAAGGGCTCAAGAAATTGAGAATAATCGTAAGGGAAATAATCAAGTCGGTAACTCTTCTGTAAATATGGTTGAAGATGGTGGATCTTCTAAGAATTCAAATAAAGACAAtggtaagaagaggaagtttaaAGAAAATAACAATACATGTTCCAACAAGAAACCAAAATTGGCATGTTGGAAGTGTGGCAAATCTGGTTATTTCAAGAAGGATTTTCGGGTTGGTAAAGGCAAGTATAACGCTGGTCTAAGTGGATCTAAGGATCCAGAAAAGCAACAAGGTCAGATTTTAGTACAAAATTATAATTCTGGGCAAAATTATATGTCACTAATATCTAAGGCATTATATGTGCAGGATGATAATGTTGCATGGTggattgattctggagcaacaAGTCATGTGTGTAAAGATCTTCGTTGGTTTGAAGATTTTCAACCAATCGAAGATGGATCTATTTTAAAGATGGGAAATGTTGCAACTGAACCAATAAAAGGACTAAGAAATGTAAAGCTTTTTTTTACTTCTGGAAAATATGTATTGTTAAATAATGTGTT GATTCCTACTAAGAGGAATAAATTTACCCCTTATGAACTTTGGTATAAAGAGCCACAAAAATTGAGTTTTCTGAGAGTTTGGGGATGTAGAGCAGTTGTAAGGCTCACTGAACCCAAAAGGAGAAACTTGGGTGAAAGAGGTTTAGATTGTATTTTTGTGGCGTATGCTGAGCATTCCATTGCATATAGGTTGTATGTATTAGAACCTAATGATTAT GAACCCGGTTCAACTGAAGATGTTCATGGACCTTCTGAACCAAGGCGACGTTTTAGAGCTAGAAAAAACAAATCATTTGGACCTGATTTTCAACTTTATTTGGTTGAAGGTTCAAGAGATGAGGTTGAGATTAAGTCTGAGTACCAATATTGTTTTATTATTGAGGAGGatccaaaaacatttaatgaagcAATGACATCAAGGGATGTTGCATTCTGGAAAGAAGCTATTCAGGATGAGATGGTATCTATTATGAATAATAACACATGGGAATTGAGTGATCTACCTTCTGGCTGTAAAGCATTAGGAAACAGATGGATCTTCAAAAGAAAAATGAAAGTGGACGGTACCATAGACAAATTTAAAGCCAGATTGGTTATACAAGGCTTTAGACAAAAAGAAGGGATTGATTACTTTGATACTTATGCTCCTGTTGCTAGGATTTCTACTATCAGGTTGTTGATAGCACTTGCATCTATACACAATCTTGTAattcatcagatggatgtaaaaaCCGCATTCTTGAATGGTGAATTAGATGAGGAGATTTATATAAAACAACCGGAAGGGTTTGTTATGTCTGGTAGTGAGCACAAGGTGTGTAAATTGAAGAAATCTTTGTATGGTCTTAAACAAGCACCAAAAGATTGGAATCAAAAATTTGATAGTGTGGTTTTGTCTAATGGTTTTCTTCTTAACCAAGCAGACAAATGTGTATATAGTAAGTTTGATGCTTCTGGTAAAGGAGTTATAATTTGCTTATACGTagatgatatgttgatttttggtaCTGACCAAAATCAAGTGGATAAAACCAAGAAATTTTTGTCATCTAATTTTGACatgaaagacttaggagaggctGAGGTGATTCTCGGTATAAAGATCAAGCGTACGAAAAATAGTATTTCAATTTCTCAATCTCATTATATTGAGAAGATTCTAAaaagatttaactttaataattGTTCTCCAGTTAGTACTCCTATTGATCCTAGTCTTAAGCTAGTATCTAGTAAATGA